The Plasmodium malariae genome assembly, chromosome: 3 genome window below encodes:
- the PmUG01_03023500 gene encoding conserved Plasmodium membrane protein, unknown function has product MLRESLIADGISKDGKNIFVYNNYAIWIANFSHLYIFIFFNIRNLLHLYINVIFLVFFCGFLLTSFFFCMSWYSCYKFVIKIFNEDLIDEELNPSILNEIIPQTFFSLCNFFLISLLYVGHLLVYLGIQDDAISIPIESLIIFFIFFFSYVLYFLLFKYENCTSMFILGIDGITTLLFYTLKENYLFFPSLLCSAYYLTYHIQKFKKNGFVYKDNEENYMKIHICGYTLIFSALFFKNFDLMNNHLFCFLLLISFVVLMYSDVNLQKMEILHESIENRVMLAYVYSLQLNNYIPGTIN; this is encoded by the exons atg TTACGAGAAAGCTTAATAGCTGATGGAATTTCAAAAGATGGGAAaaacatttttgtttataataattatgcaaTTTGGATTGCCAATTTTtcgcatttatatatttttattttttttaatattagaaATCTACTTCACCTATATATTAACGTAATATTCCTG GTATTCTTTTGTGGTTTTCTCCTTACTTcgttctttttttgtatgaGTTG GTACAGTTGTTACAAGTTTGTTATAAAGATTTTTAATGAAGACTTGATAG ATGAGGAGTTAAACCCATCTATACTGAACGAAATAATACCACA GACCTTTTTTTCGTTATGCAATTTTTTCCTCATAAgc cTTCTCTACGTTGGGCACTTATTAGTCTATCTGGGCATACAAGATGACGCAATATCG ATACCCATAGAATCattgataatattttttattttttttttttcctacgTTTTGTACTTTctcctttttaaatatgaaaactGCACG AGCATGTTTATTCTGGGTATTGACGGGATTACTACCTTACTGTTTTATACTCTTaag gaaaattatctttttttcccGTCCTTGCTATGC TCAGCGTACTACTTAACCTAccatatacaaaaatttaagaaaaatggGTTTGTATACAAagataatgaagaaaattacatgaaaattcatatatgtgGATACACCTTAATATTCTCGgccttattttttaag aattTTGATTTAATGAACAACCATTTATTTTGCTTCCTTTTGTTAATTTCGTTT GTTGTCCTCATGTATTCCGACGTGAATCTCCAAAAAATGGAAATCCTACACGAAtca aTTGAAAACAGAGTCATGCTTGCATATGTATACTCACTTCAGTTGAACAATTACATTCCAGGGAccataaattaa
- the PmUG01_03023600 gene encoding conserved Plasmodium protein, unknown function, which translates to MSIGEKFNEALYWLKEELDEILKEVELEKSEIILSEICTKINEKMKSMNSSESLDLYNEKAKEPIEHANLISWQKLNYCIFHYVHLYNKIHEKLLIEEDDFYFTFDSNNYYVRKKFKHSLAFHPLVYTIDAAYFNLLFSFISGGVNRDGCGIDHYSDHEHEHEHDHDHDHNNNNNNNNNNNNNNNNNNGDDYFHCSSVYYSDHDDHQNRRALVDAHNRNDDHPSKDNANRGNIFDHLSMYKCSSNKWCGNSNYITNIIIDQSLHKTGCSTTERMTRGDKIKKKAKNEVHIFEQKKEKKKKKFKKVSKCKIKYIYNDDIKYKQNFIITEESYASLSERFPKIFDITKYIERNTQMLYNFGVKKQVEWVNSPSGKEIPADVEAGADIEAGADVEAGADVEAGADIEAGADIEARADVEARADVEAGADVESGADIESIEHPGEVRSKCVLQPPCTRNNCARTGLQLLDENHAQKKDMQLKGEKNKRRRNVEEKEWNKNKTYLNDIYTRTVQNNMYTVEPNMNEKIKVYNGDITSIRCNAIVLFANNNYKYSKNVCENLYSSNLMKLEEEEKLEIKMQKSGEVYITTSYDSIHKYILHAMLPKYNSKFVLATHNTMNLCVQEILYRCFEKQIQSISIPVVSFHLFFPINIFLITLLKSIRSLLIQPHFYNTVKTIVLVTNSNDIYFLLLKYMSIFFPRCSQESFLSTNIAILGNKFGSIDVQNRSIPIFRSFRKVMHMNRGSRTRRRRRHGGRYERRCGSRRGRGCCSEHCSADEKNIHHPSAGDADFPEWDLKKRHSLQNGPVGGNYTDLSYSSCSSYMADASHMSYSSSATSSYSSTSSFCSPSSISSSSEIFKEADAEFLNLRSENEGHKNFFNLNQINRGEDTMNLECCLRLSYMYDKKEKFKELKDTYFVYDYGFDELGRNTIIINFFNFPLVYNYNLLFFYLIFYFNIFMRNHFVLLFIFSEKISSNITKVLSLFKDIFQVIQEFLKNLKIIYFFNYSLIFKFFIYILYPFIPSTIYENIIYLNDNAELSKYFDIKKVLRKC; encoded by the exons ATGTCGATAGGTGAAAAGTTTAATGAAGCCCTTTATTGGCTGAAAGAAGAATTGGATGAAATACTTAAAGAAGTAGAACTAGAAAAAAGcgaaataattttaagtgAAATATGTACGAagattaatgaaaaaatgaaaagtatgAACAGTAGTGAATCCTTAGACTTGTATAATGAAAAAGCAAAGGAACCAATAGAACATGCAAATTTAATATCTTGGCAAAAGTTGaattattgtatatttcattatgttcatttatacaataaaatacatGAAAAATTGCTAATTGAAGAGgatgatttttattttacttttgattcaaataattattacgtgaggaaaaaatttaagcaTAGTCTGGCATTTCATCCGTTGGTATATACCATCGATGCTGCGTACTTCAATCTtttgttttcctttatttctGGGGGCGTCAACAGGGATGGCTGTGGTATTGATCACTATAGTGATCATGAACATGAACATGAACATGATCATGATCAtgatcataataataataataataataataataataataataataataataataataataatggcgATGACTATTTTCATTGCAGTAGTGTCTATTACTCTGATCATGATGACCATCAAAATAGACGTGCTTTAGTGGATGCACACAACAGGAATGACGACCACCCAAGTAAGGATAATGCAAACAGAGGAAATATCTTTGACCACCTTAGCATGTATAAATGTTCGAGTAATAAGTGGTGTGGTAATAGTAACTACATTACAAATATCATCATTGATCAGTCTTTACACAAAACGGGGTGCTCTACTACAGAACGGATGACTAGAggagataaaataaaaaaaaaggcaaaaaatGAGGTGCACATTTTTgagcaaaaaaaagagaaaaaaaaaaaaaaattcaaaaaagtcagtaaatgcaaaataaagtacatatacaacgatgatataaaatataaacaaaactTTATTATAACAGAGGAGTCCTACGCATCCCTGAGTGAACGGTTCCCCAAAATTTTTGATATTACCAAATACATAGAAAGAAACACTCAAATGTTATACAACTTTGGTGTAAAGAAGCAGGTCGAGTGGGTAAATTCGCCAAGTGGAAAAGAAATCCCGGCAGATGTAGAAGCGGGGGCAGATATAGAAGCGGGGGCAGATGTAGAAGCGGGGGCAGATGTAGAAGCGGGGGCAGATATAGAAGCTGGGGCAGATATAGAAGCCAGAGCAGATGTAGAAGCCAGAGCAGATGTAGAAGCCGGGGCAGATGTAGAATCCGGGGCAGATATAGAATCCATAGAACACCCAGGTGAAGTAAGAAGCAAGTGCGTCCTTCAACCGCCATGCACGCGTAACAACTGTGCTCGGACGGGTTTGCAACTTTTGGATGAAAATCATGCTCAGAAAAAAGATATGCAGCTAAAGGGTGAGAAAAACAAACGTAGAAGAAATgtggaagaaaaagaatgGAATAAGAATAAGACATATCTAAATGATATATACACACGAACAGTGCAAAATAACATGTATACGGTTGAGCCTAATATGAATGAAAAGATTAAAGTGTATAACGGTGATATAACAAGTATTAGGTGTAACGCTATAGTATTATttgcaaataataattataaatattcaaaaaatgtgtgtgaaaatttatattcatcaAACTTAATGAAActtgaagaagaagaaaaattggaaataaaaatgcagAAGAGTGGTGAGGTCTATATAACAACGAGTTATGACAGTATTCATAAATACATCCTGCATGCAATGCTACCAAAATATAACAGCAAATTTGTTTTAGCAACTCATAATACTATGAATTTATGTGTTcaagaaattttatatagatgttttgaaaaacaaatacaGTCTATATCAATTCCAGTAGtatcttttcatttattttttccgaTTAACatctttttaataacattacTAAAGAGCATACGATCTCTTTTAATTCAACCACACTTTTACAATACTGTTAAAACGATAGTATTAGTAACGAATtctaatgatatatattttcttttattaaaatatatgtccATATTTTTCCCTAGGTGTAGTCAGGAATCGTTTTTATCAACTAACATTGCCATTTTGGGAAACAAGTTCGGCTCGATCGACGTGCAGAATAGGAGCATACCCATATTTAGAAGCTTTAGGAAAGTGATGCATATGAACAGGGGCAGCAGAACTAGGCGTAGAAGGAGGCATGGTGGTAGATATGAAAGAAGATGTGGAAGCAGGCGTGGTAGGGGATGTTGCAGCGAACATTGCAGTGCAGAtgagaaaaatattcatCATCCAAGTGCAGGAGATGCAGATTTTCCAGAATgggatttaaaaaaaaggcattCCTTGCAAAATGGCCCAGTTGGGGGAAATTACACCGATTTGTCGTACTCATCATGCTCTTCTTATATGGCAGATGCATCTCATATGTCATACTCCTCATCTGCTACTTCCTCGTACTCATCTACCTCTTCTTTTTGCTCCCCTTCAAGCATCTCTTCCTCCTCggaaatattcaaagaagCAGATGCCGAATTCTTAAATTTGCGCAGTGAAAACGAAGGCCATAAGAATTTTTTCAACTTGAATCAAATAAACAGAGGAGAAGACACGATGAACTTAGAATGCTGCCTAAGATTAAGTTACATGTATGATAAGaaggaaaaatttaaagaactAAAAGAtacttattttgtttatgaCTACGGATTTGACGAACTGGGAAGGAATACaatcataataaatttttttaattttccgtTGGTATATAACtacaatttattattcttttatttgatattttattttaatatttttatgaggaaccattttgtacttttatttattttctctgAAAAAATTTCGtcaaatataacaaaagTTTTGTCATTATTTAAAGACATTTTTCAAGTAATTCAAgaatttctaaaaaatttgaaaattatttatttttttaactattcgttgatatttaaatttttcatatatatccTCTACCCCTTCATTCCGTCCACCATATATGAAAACATTATATACTTGAATGATAACGCG GAATTGTCCAAATATTTTGACATTAAAAAGGTCTTAAGAAAATGCTAA